ATGGTTCATATTGCAAACTTCAGCTCCAGCAAGACTGAGCTCAGGACTCCAACCATGGCGGCTGCATCAGCCCGGCTCTGGGCACCTTCACTGGGCCACCCAGAGCCCTTCTGAACAGGTCATGCCAGGGCTCTTTGTGCTGTCAGATGGACAGTGCCCATCACAGACTCATCCCCACCCTGCAGTGGTAGCAGGGCCTGCACATTCAGGGAGCTGCTCAGAtccaccccagcacagcagggactgAGCCTGTGCCCTGTGGAGACCTGGGCAGGAGTTGGGCTCAGACCCAACAGCAGAAGACGAGCAGATTCCACTATCATTTTGCATAGTTTGGTTCAGTGACTCTCCGTGAGTCCTGGAGAGATGACCTAccaccctcctgctgctccccttccTACCAGGTGTAGCAGGGACTCTCACAGCTTGCCTGTTTGGGACCTCTTTGGACTTGGTTTGGTTCAAATACTTGCTGGCTGTTACTTCGGAGCCTGAATAAGAAATAGTGCAAATACaagcttaaataaaaaaaaaaaacaaacaaacaaccaaaccacaTTGCCTTCACTGAACATTCAGTTAAAAAGACAATGATCCATAAAGATGAAACCCCAGTTTTAGGGTATCTGAGATATTTGGCAAACATGCACAAGATTCTTCATGATTGTCTTAAAGGGGTACGTTTCCCTTGGTGCTAGATGCCTCAAATTATTTGCTAATGTGAGTCTAACTAACACTGTTGTGGCTAATTGCAAATGACTTTGAAGACTAGTCATGGAACACAGGACATCTCCCTGGCGCAACGGGACAAACACTCTCTGCAGTTATGGATTCCTCAGTGCTTTTCTTATCCTAGTTTAACTCCAAATGATTTTGCTTGCATGGAATGGTGTGAATTCACCCAGGGTGGTTTTTCTGGAAGGCGAACAGACCACGTTTTTTCTGAGGGTCAAAATACCTTTATTTGGCCATGCTCAGGCATATTAAGAGGCCAAAACAGAACTCTGTTTGATTCCTATTATGGGAGGCTGGCTGcagtgcattttaaaacaacaatCATCTGAAGTGGCTGAGATGTTCAAGTTTGAAACTTCATAAAGTGCCAGGGCGCTCTACAAATGCAGGGACCCCCCCGGTACTGCAGAGACCCCACATGGCAGCAGGCACACTGCAGAACTCATGCAGAGTTTCTTGGCCCACTTAATGAAGGGGCTTAACTTCTCTCAACTCctcttccccccaaaaatcagcAGAACAAACATTCAGCAGCAAGTTGCTTCAAGCAAGCAACGCACAAATGGCTCGTTATCTTCACTAGGGATTAGGCACACAGCCCGGCCAGGGCTTTGGGAAATCCTACGTGCCTCCATCTCCAGGTGCCTACATGATACTGCAGAGTCTGGTCTCAAGTGTTTCAGGGTTCAGCCCTGGGAACTAGTCCTGCTTTGACTAGAACCAAAGAGAAAAGACTACTGTCTTCAACCAGGGGCAGGGCTGTCTGCTGTCCTCGCTGGAGGCTCAGAtctgctcctctccccacagTGCCCCTTAGTGCACCTGCACTAAGTCAGGTGTGCTAGCCTGCAGGCAGAGTTACACCAGAGGGAGTTCTACCTGTTGATTTTATGGGACAGTTTCAAAGCAAGATCCAcatatttaaaagcataaagAGATGAATTCACAATGAaactaagaaaacaaagaagtcaTCATATTTACAGAGAGCTGCCATCACACACGCTCCATTAAAGAAATAGCCTTATCTTTGCCCATGTGCTTGTTTCTAACGTGATAGTGGACTCCCCAGCACTTCAGGACATTGTTTCCAATCATACAGATAGCTTTAACAGAATTGATGCATAATTATGCTTAAGTAGCTTTTGTCTCCCAGCTCCATGctttaattacagttttatacatgaataaaattaaaaaaaaaaaaacctccacttTTTCTCCCCACAGCAAATTCATGTTCTGTGGTAGgtaaaagcagagatttttggAACATtgccttccccttttcccttttcctccaaGTGTAAATGGTACTGGAACCTAAAAGACAGCATCCGCATTACACAGATGGGACTCTGctatgttcttttctttttttatgatgTTCATGTAGCAGTGACTTGTAAGAGACATTTGGAATGAATGCTGGCCATGACAGGATACTGCCTAAATTAGAATCAGGCTCCAAGTATCTTCCTGCAATTAGATTATGTCATACGTTATATTCTTACTCATGGCCTGGGAAGGAGAGTGCAAGGGTACTTAATATTTGTAGATATTCAATTAAAATGAGTGCATCAGACACTCACTGGTCTGGATTCTGCCTGCCTCACATCTAGTCCAGGCTTGCTTCTAAATcttaagaggaaagaaaaagggaaatgaacGCACACACAGTAGAAGTCACCAGGCCCATACGTACACCTGCTGGCTAATACAGCCTTTACCTAACTAAAAGGTAAAAAGCCATGCAGTTTAAACTTCATTTTATATAGTATGGGTTAAGTTAATGCTAGAAATATAGAATtcagagggaggggagaaaggtTTACGTGTAATAAATGGCAATTTTGCTGTCTCCTGAAGGTTGCATTTCAAGCATAACTGCATTTCTCCATGCACTCTGAACGCTTCCCTTTTGGGGTACTGGCATGCTTGTGGCAAAAGCAACCAAACCTATTAATGAGGCACACAGTGAAAGATggcacatgaaaaaaaaaatcagtcctttCCATTCTGACATTCCTCACTCGAAGCCTTGATGCCGCAGCAGGAAGCTAAGCATGAAAGGTAGCAGACTCCTTCCTTGCATGAGGGGCCAGGCAACACCAGCTGTGCAATGCACACAGCTAGAAATGCTcttacatattatatatacaattGTAATCCAGAATAAATAGTATGTCCTGATTCATAAGTGTATTTCAGCGTGGTTGTTGTTGGTTGTTATGGCTGGAGAATGCTTGCTTTTCATCCCTTCTGTCCCGCCCTTGGACACGTCGATGAACAGCAACCTGGGAGTCCACAGCGTCAGCAATATCCTTTTGTACTCCTTCCTAAAATTCTGGTTAAGAAGCCCATAGATCACAGCATTGAGGCAGCTGTTGAAATAGGCCATAAAATAGCTCAGGACAAAAAGCCATTCTGGAATGTGTGGCTGCACTTTTGAAGGATTAATGGAAACAGCAAGGCCAATAAAGTTTAATGGtccccagcacacagcaaaaaggacaaaaaccacaaacataGTCAAGAAGTTCCGGATGTCAGCTGCTCTGAGCTTCTGCTTGCAGTCTTGTCTTACCCGGTGTTTGACCTGAATCACTAAAATCCAGATCCGTAGGTAGCAAAACGTCACGACGGACAGCGGGACGATGAAGTGAACCACCACCACTGTGATGGTGTAGGACGTACTCACCGTCTGGGCAAAGGTGCAGGAGTAAATCCGGGGGTCATACTGCAAGGAACCAACAAAGAAGTTTGGCACAATGGCCACCACCGTGAGTATCCAGGTCAGGCAGAGATAGCAGCAGGTGTTCTTCAGGTTGAAGAGCTTATCGTACCGAAGGCTGTGGCAGATGTAGCAATAGCGGTTGATTGCGATCGCCGTGATGTTGAAAATGGACCCGATGACACTTAAGCCCATCAGGAACCCGCTTATCTGGCAGTGGACATTTCCCATGGTCCATCCATTATGGAAGATGGCACTCAAGATCAGAGGGTATGGATAAACTGCGACTACAAGGTCTGCGACGGACAAACTGACGACAAAGATGTTgcctacagaaaagaaaaaga
This Chiroxiphia lanceolata isolate bChiLan1 chromosome 14, bChiLan1.pri, whole genome shotgun sequence DNA region includes the following protein-coding sequences:
- the GPR50 gene encoding melatonin-related receptor isoform X1, with translation MERPGSNGSCPGCRLEGGPAAGAATGLAAVLIFTIVVDVLGNALVILSVLRNKKLRNAGNIFVVSLSVADLVVAVYPYPLILSAIFHNGWTMGNVHCQISGFLMGLSVIGSIFNITAIAINRYCYICHSLRYDKLFNLKNTCCYLCLTWILTVVAIVPNFFVGSLQYDPRIYSCTFAQTVSTSYTITVVVVHFIVPLSVVTFCYLRIWILVIQVKHRVRQDCKQKLRAADIRNFLTMFVVFVLFAVCWGPLNFIGLAVSINPSKVQPHIPEWLFVLSYFMAYFNSCLNAVIYGLLNQNFRKEYKRILLTLWTPRLLFIDVSKGGTEGMKSKHSPAITTNNNHAEIHL
- the GPR50 gene encoding melatonin-related receptor isoform X2; the protein is MPKCLVKEDRGGGGEFLLQTASCTALALLLCIYRAGARQGAALSAHSLPMGNDANKQGNIFVVSLSVADLVVAVYPYPLILSAIFHNGWTMGNVHCQISGFLMGLSVIGSIFNITAIAINRYCYICHSLRYDKLFNLKNTCCYLCLTWILTVVAIVPNFFVGSLQYDPRIYSCTFAQTVSTSYTITVVVVHFIVPLSVVTFCYLRIWILVIQVKHRVRQDCKQKLRAADIRNFLTMFVVFVLFAVCWGPLNFIGLAVSINPSKVQPHIPEWLFVLSYFMAYFNSCLNAVIYGLLNQNFRKEYKRILLTLWTPRLLFIDVSKGGTEGMKSKHSPAITTNNNHAEIHL
- the GPR50 gene encoding melatonin-related receptor isoform X4 yields the protein MERPGSNGSCPGCRLEGGPAAGAATGLAAVLIFTIVVDVLGNALVILSVLRNKKLRNAGNIFVVSLSVADLVVAVYPYPLILSAIFHNGWTMGNVHCQISGFLMGLSVIGSIFNITAIAINRYCYICHSLRMTPGFTPAPLPRR
- the GPR50 gene encoding melatonin-related receptor isoform X3 yields the protein MERPGSNGSCPGCRLEGGPAAGAATGLAAVLIFTIVVDVLGNALVILSVLRNKKLRNAGNIFVVSLSVADLVVAVYPYPLILSAIFHNGWTMGNVHCQISGFLMGLSVIGSIFNITAIAINRYCYICHSLRYDKLFNLKNTCCYLCLTWILTVVAIVPNFFVGSLQYDPRIYSCTFAQTALDFTCCFHSKACNAR